A window from Drosophila yakuba strain Tai18E2 chromosome 3L, Prin_Dyak_Tai18E2_2.1, whole genome shotgun sequence encodes these proteins:
- the LOC6534741 gene encoding uncharacterized protein LOC6534741, translated as MSESTDPQCSTSKSNLIKVNHVGVTAKLHSPLKKIFPRLNSSSDSYAYQNSQTQYNMFKDVACGEMTESTDSGSSPHTLYEMHAEPEKSLLSLTKNKPQRIEFQRYSKRRPHMLVPTKCAPKAKARTKSHKASQAKKQKGGFLARLVESLDKMCKCQPQSQKSIIDDLPEPQWNRKEANRHTCIGIYPFEHGCADYLSTTDTHPKINAIVLADRATTYATHFWAELFGLLHIAVAFVVAFILQSYRFVLYSLVNTLIVGLLHMTADYMLKPLLTMLFNGYLQPPLIFLYNVLCSARDILEPVATTLNNFMKPLATVGGSIRMVDVNYRQIHKLAKDV; from the coding sequence ATGTCCGAATCAACCGATCCCCAATGCTCCACCTCCAAGTCCAACCTGATCAAAGTGAATCATGTGGGCGTAACGGCCAAGCTGCATTCTCCCCTAAAGAAGATCTTTCCCCGGTTGAACTCCTCCAGCGATTCCTACGCATACCAAAACAGTCAGACCCAGTACAACATGTTCAAGGATGTGGCGTGTGGCGAGATGACCGAGTCCACGGATTCTGGCAGCTCGCCACACACTCTGTACGAGATGCACGCCGAACCGGAGAAGAGTCTGCTCAGCCTGACGAAGAACAAGCCCCAAAGGATCGAGTTCCAGCGCTACTCCAAGCGGCGACCCCACATGCTCGTTCCAACGAAATGTGCTCCCAAGGCAAAGGCTCGCACCAAGTCCCACAAAGCATCGCAGGCGAAGAAGCAGAAAGGTGGCTTCTTGGCCCGTTTGGTGGAGTCGCTGGACAAGATGTGCAAGTGCCAGCCGCAGAGCCAGAAGTCCATTATCGATGATTTGCCGGAGCCGCAGTGGAATCGCAAGGAAGCCAACCGGCACACCTGCATCGGCATCTATCCCTTCGAGCACGGATGCGCCGATTATCTGAGCACCACGGACACGCATCCGAAGATCAATGCCATTGTCCTGGCCGACCGAGCCACCACCTATGCCACCCACTTCTGGGCGGAGCTCTTCGGCTTGCTGCACATCGCCGTGGCCTTCGTGGTGGCCTTCATCCTGCAGAGCTACCGATTCGTTCTCTACTCCCTGGTGAACACCTTGATCGTTGGACTACTACACATGACCGCGGACTACATGCTGAAGCCCCTTCTGACCATGCTCTTCAACGGTTACCTTCAGCCGCCTCTGATTTTCCTATACAATGTCCTGTGTTCCGCGAGGGACATCCTCGAACCGGTGGCCACCACCCTGAACAACTTTATGAAGCCGCTGGCCACAGTTGGGGGCAGTATTCGAATGGTGGACGTCAACTACCGCCAGATCCATAAACTGGCCAAAGATGTTTGa